The stretch of DNA CACGAAGTGGTCCACGGCCTTGCAGTAGTTGGCCACTTGCGTCGCGGACAGGTGGTCGTACATCAGCACGCAGAGGTCGAGCAGGTGCTGCGGGGCGCCTATCTGCCAGCTGTACCAGTTGCCGAACCGCGCCTGGTTCTCGTTGTAGATCTGCGTGTAGAGATGATCGAGGCCGGTGAGGATGTCGGCCTTGAGGCCCGCGTCGCCGGTCAGGCCCGTGTCCTCCTGCCGGTAGGCCTGGGCCATGGTGCTCAGCCTGCTGTAGCCGGTCACCATGTTCGCGGAGTAGCCGTACGACTCCTGGTCGGTGTCAGGCTCGGGGTCGGCGTACGAGGCATCCGGCCACAGGGAGCCCGTGGCCGGGGTCATGGTGGCGCGCAACTCCCGTGCGGTGGCACCGAGTTCGGCGAGACGGCTCTTGAAGGGCTCGGCCGTGGGGGAGAAGCCCTCGCCGAGTATCAGGGTGCGCCACTTGGCGCGCAGTACCTCGTACGCGTCCGCCTCCACCGCCGCTGCTGCCGCCTCGTCGGAGGGCAGCAGCCCCGAGGTCGTCAGGGCGAGCGCGGAGCCGCCGGTGCTGAACAGGAAGGCGCGGCGGGACCAGGGAGAGTGCATGGGTTCTCCGATGGTGGCGAGGGGAGGGGAGGGGGAGGTGGATGCGGCGTGAGGGGTGCAGGAAGAGCAAGCGCTTTCTAGCATGGGTCCAGGCCACTGCTCAATGGGTTGCGCACGGCGCTGTAGCGTCAGGGGCATGAGCGATCACGCAGTGGTGGATGTGGGCGACGTACGCCTGGCCTATCGGACCTGGGGCGACTCGTACGGAGCGCCCGTCGTGCTGCTGCACGGGCTCGGCGATTCCTCGGCGACCTGGGAGCAGGTCGGGCAGGTGCTCGGGGAGGAATGGCGGGTGTACGCGCTGGATCTGCGCGGGCACGGCGAGAGCGACTGGCCGGACGAGTACTCGGTCGAGCTGATGAGGGACGACGTACTCGGCTTCCTCGACGAGCTCGACCTCGACCGCGTCGGCGTCGTGGGCCACTCCATGGGCGGGGTCGTGGCGTACCTCCTCGCCGAGGAGCACCCCGACCGCGTGGAGCGCCTCGTCCTGGAGGAGACGCCGCCGCCCTATCCGCGTGACTGGGTCGACGCCCAGCGGCCCGACGTCCTCGACTTCGACTGGCCCGTGTCCCCCGCGGTCCGCGCCCAGATCTTCGATCCCGATCCCGAGTGGGCCGAACGGCTCGGCGAGATCGTCGCACCGACCCTGATCGTGGCGGGCGGCCCGGACAGCAGCATGCCGCAGGGGCGCATCCCCGACATGGCCACGGAGATCCCCGACTCCCGGCTGATCACGATCCCGGTCGGCCACTCGGTGCACGAGGCGAGCCCGCAGCAGTTCGCGGAGCAGGTCAGCGAGTTCTTCACCAGCTGAGCGGACGGGGTGGCTGATGGCCGCCGCGGTGCGGGGCGTGGTACGACCACGCCCCGCACCGCCGTCCGTCGAGGATTACGCCGGCCGGGGTCGTGACTGGTAGAGGCGGGTGTAGTAGCGGCCCTCCGCCTCCAGGCCCGTGGGATCGTCACCGGCCTTGAGCACGTGGTCCACAGCGTTGCTCTGCTCGGTGAGATCGGTGAAAAGCCGCTGCGGATAGGTCCGTTCGGGATCGGTCTCGGTGGCGAGGCCGTGGGCGTCCAGGGTCGCCAGGATCTCCTTGAAAGGCACCGTGCGCAGGACGAACGCGCTCACCCACACCGGGACGCGTGTCGCGTCGAGGAGTGCGTCGAAGGTGCGGTGGGTGATGTAGCCGATGCCTCCGGTGACCGTGATCAGGCCGACGCGCTCCACGGCGCGGCGCAGCCCGTCGCTGGGCGGGTGGCGCTCGAGGTTCTCCGCATAGGCCTCGTCGAGCAACCCCACCTCCAGGGCGTAGCGCGTCGCGTTGTCGGCGGTGTCGAGGCCGATGACCGGGACCGCGTCCGCCCGCCGCCGCGAGGCGTAGAACTCCTTGTCGGCCTCGATGAGCTCGCCCCGGGTGAGGTCGCCGGTCTCGGCGCTGGTGTAGTGCGCGTACAGGTCCGCGAGCGTGAGGTCGTGGTTGAGCAGCGCCGCGTTGATCCCGTAGGAGCAGCAGAGGTCGAGGACCGTGACAGGGAGATGGGTGCCGCGCACCGCCGACCGCTGGGCGAGCGTGCGCCGGAAGACGTCCTGAGCCTGCTGCGGTATCTCGTACTGCAAGGGGGCCAGCGTGCGGAAGTACGCGCGGGGGTCAGGCTGGTTGTAGATGTCGTCGAACCGGGTCTTGCCTGCCGCGGTCGTCGTTCGGGCACCGGTCATGAGGCATGCCTCCTCGTGCTGAGTGGCGGGTCTACGGCCGCGATACGTCTACCTGACCGATGGCTCAACCCGATAGACCTCATGGCGTTAACCAGCCACCACGGCGGTCAGGAGTCCCTGACGCCACCTCGGCCCGTTCCGTTCGCCCGCTGGTCGAAGCCCGGTTATCCGCTGCTGACCAAGAGCGCCTCCGAAGCTGGTTCAGGCCCGAACGGCTGGGATCATGCCTATGCCGCCGTCGGCCGTTTCGGTGTCGGCTCCGCCGCGGTGACCGGTGGTGCGGGCGACAGCGCCTGCGTCTGCTGGGCCTTCTCCAGGAAGCGCAGGAGCTCCACGGGGAAGGGCAGCACGAGGGTCGAGTTCTTCTCGGCGGCGACCGCCACCACGGTCTGGAGCAGCCGCAGTTGGAGCGCGGCAGGCTCGTCCGCCATCTGATGCGCGGCCTCGGCCAGCTTCTTGGAGGCCTGCAGCTCGGCGTCCGCGTTGATCACGCGGGCCCGCCGCTCGCGGTCCGCCTCGGCCTGCCGGGCCATCGATCGCTTCATCGTCTCGGGAAGGGACACGTCCTTGATCTCGACGCGATCGATCTGCACGCCCCAGCCGAGGGCAGGGGAGTCGATCATCAACTCCAGGCCTTGGTTGAGCTTCTCGCGGTTGGAGAGGAGATCGTCCAGGTCGCTCTTGCCGATGATCGAGCGCAGGGACGTCTGCGCCATCTGCGAGACCGCGAACCGGTAGTCCTCGACCTTGATCACCGCGTCCGCCGCGTCGATCACTTTGAAGTAGATGACCGCGTCCACGCGCACCGTGACGTTGTCCCGGGTGATGCCGTCCTGCGCCGGGACCGGCATCGTCACGATCTGCAGGTTCACCTTGTGCAGCCGGTCCACACCGGGGACGATCATGGTGAATCCCGGCTGTCGGATGTTTTCCCGCAGCCGGCCAAGGCGGAGGACCACGCCCCGCTCGTACTGCTTGACCACGCGGGCCGCCGACACCACGTACACAAAACCGGCGGCCGCGACCGCGGCCCCTGCTGTGAGCAGCTCTTCGACCATGACGACCCCCCTTCTTCCGAGTCGCCCGTCTCATAACAAAGATATGCCCAGGTTTGTCCATGGTCGAGCCCCTGCCGATCCCGCCGCTGACTAGGGTGGGGGCGGTGTTCACCTCCCAGGGCCCCACACTCCGCGAACTGGCCGTGCAAGCTCTTTCCTCCATCGAGGACGGCTATGACCTGCTGGCCCCGAAGTTCGACCACACCCCTTTCCGTACGCCGGACCGGATCCTGGACGCGGTCGCGGACACGCTCGGCGGCCTCGGGCCGTTCGACGCGGGTCTCGACGTCTGCTGCGGGACCGGCGCGGGCGTCGAGACGCTCCTTCCGCTGTGCCGGGAGCGGGTCACCGGCGTCGACTTCAGCGCCGGGATGCTGGCCGAGGCGCGGTCCGCCGTTCCGCGCGAGGGCGGGCCCGCGATGGATGACGGCGGGCCCGCGGTGGACTGGGTGCGGGCCGACGCCCGCGCCCTGCCCTTCGCCGAGGTCTTCGACCTGGCGGTGAGCTTCGGGGCGTTCGGGCACTTTCTGCCCGCCGAGCGCCCGCGGTTGTTCGCGGAGGTCTGCGGGGCGTTGCGGCCAGGCGGGGTCTTCGCCTTCCCGGTCGGCGCGCCGCCGCCCCTGACGTCGCCGCTGCACTGGGCGCTGCTCGGCTTCGACGGGGTGATGCGGGTGCGGAATCTGCTGTGGCGTCCGCCGTTCGTCATGTACTACAGGACTTTCCCGCTGCGGGGTGTGCTGGAGGACCTGCTCCGGGCCGGGTTCACGATGCGCTTGCACCCGCTGGAGGAGTTCGGGCGCCGGGCCGACGGTAGTCCCCGCTGGTGCATGGTCGAGGCGCGGAAGGTCTGAGTGTCACCCGGGGTTGAGGGCCCGGGGGGGAGAGAGGGGCCGGGGCCCGTGGTCACTGGAACGCCCTGCGGTAAGCCTGTGGGCTGACTCCGGCGACGCGCTTGAAACGGTCGCGGAAGGCTGTGGGCGAGCCGAAGCCGACCTGGACGGCGATGCGCTCGACGGAGTGCCCGGTCGTTTCGAGCAGGTGCTGGGCCTGCCGGATCCGTGCGCGGTGCAGCCACTGCAACGGCGTGCTGCCCGTCTGGTCCCGGAAGCGGCGCAACAGGGTGCGGGTGCTCATGCCCGCCCGGCCCGCGATGTCCTCCAGGGTGAGCTCGCGCCCGGCGTTCTCCTCCAGCCAGCGCAGGAGCGGTTCGAGCTCCGAACCCTGCGGAGTGGGCGGAGCCTCGGCGACGATGAACTGGGCCTGGCCGCCCTCGCGTTCCAGGGGCATCACCGAGAGGCGGGCGGCGTCCGCCGCGACGGCGGAGCCGTAGTCCCGGCGGATCAGATGCAGACACAGGTCGAGTCCGGCGGCAGCGCCGGCGGACGTCAGGATCTGCCCGTTGTCGACGTAGAGCACGTCCGGGTCGACCTCGATGTCGGGATGGCGTTCGGCAAGACCGGCCGCGGCCATCCAGTGTGTGGTGGCGCGGAGCCCTGACAGGAGTCCTGCCGCGGCGAGCGTGAAGGTGCCCGCGCAGATCGAGGCGATCCGCGTACCGTTCGCCGCCGCGTCCCGCAGCGCGTCAAGGACCGCGTCGGGAACCGGCCCGGACACGTCGGCGGTGCCGGGCACGATGATCGTGTCCGCGTCCGCGAGCCCCTCCAGGCCCCACGGCGCCTGGAGGGTGAACAGGCCGGCGTCGACCCGCGGCGCGGCGGCGCAGACGCGCACCCGGTAGCCGTCCCGCCCGCCCGGCAGCCGGGTGCGGCTGAAGACCTCGATGGGGGTGGACAGGTCGAACGGGATGACGGTGTCCAGCGCCAGAACGGCCACGGTGTGCATGGCGGCAACGTACGGCAGAGTCGGGATCCCGCCAAGCGCGAGCACAGGCGGTGCGGCTTCCCCGTACCGCGTGAGCTGGCCTGGGATTCGATGGCGGTATCTCTGCGAAGCCTGTCACTAATGCCACTGTTCCGCCGCAGGGAGCGCTGGCTAATCTCGGCGACCGGGTCCCGATCGGGAGCCGCCTGACCTCCGCCGTTCTCCGAATCCCAGGGGCCCTTGTGACCAAGTTCTTCCTGACGCTGCATGTACTGGCCGCCATCCTCGCCGTCGGCCCGGTCACCGTCGCCGCCAGCATGTTCCCCGCGGCCCTGCGCCGCGCCCAGGCCGACCCGCGGGACCCGGCGGCCGTCGCCTCGCTGCGCCTGCTGCAGCGCATCTGCTCGGTGTACGCGTTCGTCGGCGTCGCCGTCCCCGTCACCGGATTCGCGACCGCGAGCAGCCTGAACGTGCTCGGCAGCGCCTGGCTGATCGCCTCGATCATCCTCACGACCGCGGCGGCCGCGGTGCTCATCGTCCTCGTCCTGCCGCGTCAGGAGGCGGCGCTCGAAGCGGTGACAGGGGAAGGCGGCGACGGCGCGCGCGGCCAACTGGCCCAGGGGACAGGCGTGGTGGCCGTGGGTGAGCGCACCAGTTCCCAACTCGCCATGTACACGGGCGTGTTCAACCTCCTCTGGGCCACCGTCACCGTCCTCATGATCATCAGGCCCGGTTCCACTACCGGAGCCTGATCTCGCGTAGGGCGTTGCCCTAGATCGCTGTTGACCCCTGTGGAGCGAAGGCCCTAAGTTCGGTGAACGTGCGTTCACCAGCGCTTTCCTTACCACGGGGGTATCAGGAATGGTCCGTGCACCACATGCTCCACAGGCCGCTGACCCGGCCGCCCTGCCACCGTCCGCCGCCCTGTACGTCGAGCTGGCGCTCGACGACGCCGAACAGGAGCGGCTGCGCGCCGTCGCGCCGGGGCCGGTCTGGTTCGCCGAACCGGACTCCGGATCCGCCGACGACGCACGCGTCCTCGCCGACTCCCACATCGCCCTCGGCAACCCGAGGGCGGACCGACTTGAGCAGGCGCCGAACCTTCGCTGGCTGCAGCTCGCGTCCGTCGGCATCGACCGCTATGCGGGCCTGGACTGGCCGGTCCTGGGGCAGCGGCTGACCGTCACCAACCTCGGCGGGCTCTTCGCCGACCCGGTCGCGGAGACCTGCCTCGCGGGCATCCTCGCGCTCTACCGCGGTGTCGACGTCCTGGCCGTACTCCGCGCGGGGGAGTCCTGGTCCAAGCTCGACGTACGCCCCGGCCTGCGGCTCCTGGGCGGGGCGAACGTCCTCATCCTCGGCAGGGGATCCATCGCCCTGCGCCTCGCCGCACTCCTCGCGCCCTTCGGCTGCTCCGTCACGCACTTCGCCCGGGGCAACGGCGACATCCGCACCCGGCGCGAACTCGACGCCAGGCTGCCCGAGTTCGACGTCGTCGTGGGACTGCTGCCGGGCACGGACGAGACCGCGGACCTCTTCGACCGGCGGCGCGTAGACCTGCTGCGCCCCGGCGCGGTCTTCGTGAACGCCGGACGCGGCACCCTGGCGGACGAGGACGCCCTGGTCGCCGCCCTCGCCTCCGGCCGGCTCGGCGGCGCGGTCCTCGACGTGACCCGCGAGGAACCGCTCCCCGCCGGGCACCCGCTCTGGAGCTGCCCGAACGTGATCCTCACCCAGCACACCGCGGGCGGTTCACGCGACGAGACGAAGCGCATCGTCGACATGTTCGTGGACAACTGGCAGCGGCTCGCCGACGGGAAGCCGCTGCGCAACGTCGTGCGCTGGTCCCAGGGTTACTAGTACCAGGACCACGCGCCGTCACAGGAAGTGGAAGCCCGGCCTCGGGTGCATGAGGAAGTCGTGGTGCGAGATGTTCCACGCGTACGCGCCCGCCATCGCGAACACCACCCGGTCCCCGGCCCGCAGCCCCGTCACCGGAACCTGCCGGGCCAGGACGTCCTTCGGGGTGCACAACTGCCCCGCGAACGTCACCCGGTCCTGCAGCGCCTCGGACCGGGGCCAGGGGTGCGGCCACGGCTCGCGCGCCGGGAGCACGGTGCAGGGCTGGTCGTGGCCCTTGGCCGCGGGGGTGCGCAGATGGTGGGTGCCGCCGCGCACCACCGCGAACTCCTCGCCGTGGCTCTGCTTCACGTCCAGGACCTCGGTGGCGTACCAGCCGCAGTACGTGGTGAGCGCCCGCCCCGGCTCGATACGCAGCGTCAGTTCCGGGTGCGCCGCACAGAGTTGGGCGAGGCCTTCTCCGTACGCGGCCCAGTCGAAGCGCGCGCCGGGGTCGGCGTAGTCCACGCTCATCCCGCCACCGACGTTCACCTCCGCGAGGCGGATGCCGTGCCGCCGGGCCAGCGCCTGCGACCAGGTCACGACGGACTCGGCGATCGCGAGCTGCCGCGGTGCGTCGAGTCCGCTGGCCAAATGGGCGTGCACGCCCAGCAGGTGGAGTCCGCGGAGGCTGCCGTCGGTGAACGGCGAGACCACGGAATCCGCCTCGGCCGGGTCGATGCCGAAGGGAGTGGGACGTCCGCCCATCGCGAGGGAACTGCCGGCCAGGGACTCGGCGTTGAGGTCGAGATTGAAGCGGAGCAGCACACCGACGCGGGTGTGCGGCACGACGCGGGCGGCGATCGAGGCCAGCATCCGCAGCTCGTAGGCGCTCTCGACATGGAAGCGCTCCACGCCGAGCTCAAGGGCTGCCGTGATCTCGTCCGGCGTCTTGCCGGGGCCGCCGAAGGCCAGCGGTCGTCCCGCGACCGCCTTGGCCACGTGGGCGAGTTCGCCGCCGGAGGAGACCTCGTAGCCGTCGACGTGCGGGCCGAGCGCGGTCAGGATCTCCGGCTCCGGATTGGCCTTGGCGGCGTAGTAGAGCTCGACCTGCCGGGGGAGCGCGGCGCGCACCGCGGCGGCATGGGCGTCGAGCGCCGACAGGTCGTACAGATAGGCGGGCAGTTCCTCCGCGGCGAGGCCGAGGGCACGGTCACGTACGGCGGGGGTGGGGAGGGTCATTCGGCGGTGCTCCAAGGTGCGTCGGTGCGGGCGCCCAGGTCCCGTACGTGCTCGGCGAGCGGAAAGGGGGAGGTGAGACGGACATAGCCCGCGTCCCGGTCGGCCTTGCGCTCCCAGCGGGTGAGCAGATTGGCCTTGGCGGGCAGCGGCACTCCGGCGAGCAGGGCGCTGAGCCGGGGCGGGCAGCCGTGCGTGTCGGCGAACTCCTGCACGATGGCACGGACTTGTGACCAGAGCGCGGCCTCGGTGTGCGGATGGAGGTCGGCGAGGGCGGCGAGCAGCTCGGCGACGTGGTTCACCAGGAGGCAGTAGACGACGCGGTCCCAGCCGCGCTGCGCGTCGTACGTCATCGGGCCCGCGACCTCGGGCGGGAGCGCCGCCAGGGTCTCCGCGTGACGCTCCGGGACCAGCTTGGTGCCCTCCAGGTCGCGGAAGAGCACCTGCGCGGGCATGCCGTCGTCGTCGACGCAGATCAGTACGTTCTGCAGATGCGGTTCGAGCACCAGGCCGTGGTCGAAGTACGCGGCGAGCACCGGCGGCAGCAGAAGCCGGAGATACCTCTGCCACCAGTCGAGCGCCCGCTGCGGGCCCGCGCCGTCGAGGAGGCGGGAGATGTGGCCGGGCCCCGTCGGGTACTCGTCCGCGACGGCCGCGGCGAGCAGCGGTGTCGTGCCGGGAAGGAGCCGTCCGGCCAGGCCTTCGCGGACGATGACGCCGAAGCCCTCCAGGAGGGCGAGGTCGGGGCGCCCGTCGGGGCCCGGGAGCGCAAGGCCGCGGTAGGCGGGCTCACGGAGCACGGCGTTGCCCGGGAAGCGGGCGGCCAGGTCGTCCAGCGTGCCTTCGAGTACGCGGGTGAGTGCGACCGCACCCGCCAGCTCGTAACTGGCGTTCTTGCGCAGGCAGTTGGTGATGCGGACGTTCAGGCTGAACTTCAGGAAGGTGTCACCGTCGTACAGCGTGCGCACGGAGGCGGTGGCCGCGAAGGGGGAGCCACCGGGCCCCAGGTCGATGACGTCGGCGCGGTCCAAGGCGGCACGCAGCCCCGGGTGCTCCCGCAGCAGGTCGTACTGCCAGGGGTGCACCGGAAGGAGCCGGTAGCCGTCCGGCACGGTGCCGAGGCGGTCGAGCGGGGCCGTGGCGCCCGGCCGCGCCGACTCCTCGGCGATGAGGTGGTCCCGTACGGCGAGGTGGCGCAGCGGGAAGGCGGCCGCGGTCTCGGGGGCGTACGCCGCCCAGTCGGCGAGGTCGCCGCCGCGGGCCTTGGGAGTGGGGTGGAAGCGGTGGCCGAACAGCAGGGACTGCTCGGAGGCCAGGTAGTCCGCGAGCCACTTCGGGGCCGGGGCGGGGGTCGTCTCCGTGGAGGGAGCCGGACGGTCGGCGGCGATCGCGGCGCTGACGCCTTCGTGGCTGGAGGCGATCTGCTCCAGGAACTCCTCGTTGCTCACGCCCGTACGCAGCGAGAGCTCGGCATGGGTGTACTCGGCGAGGCGCGGCCAGTCGACCTCCACCCAGGCGCCGTCCCGCTGCTCGGTCACCGGGCCGGTGAAGCGGTGGGCGCCGAGGAGGGACGCGCGGCGCAGCGCGACGCGCAGGAGGACCCCGCGGCGCGGCAGCCGGAGCAGGAGGTCGCCGTCGACGACGGCGGTCTGGTGCTCGGGGCCCGAGACCTCGCGCAGCAGGCAGTTGAGGAGGGTGTGCGTCACCGCATGGTCGGCGCTGGGCAGACGGGTGGGCGCGGCCCCGGCGACGGGGGCGCCCGCGACGAGGGCGGCGGACTGGGCGGGCGCCCAGGATGGGGCGGCGAACGTGCCGGTCGGCAAGGACATCAACGGCTCCAGCGGATGCGGGGCGAGCGGCG from Streptomyces sp. BA2 encodes:
- a CDS encoding alpha/beta fold hydrolase — translated: MSDHAVVDVGDVRLAYRTWGDSYGAPVVLLHGLGDSSATWEQVGQVLGEEWRVYALDLRGHGESDWPDEYSVELMRDDVLGFLDELDLDRVGVVGHSMGGVVAYLLAEEHPDRVERLVLEETPPPYPRDWVDAQRPDVLDFDWPVSPAVRAQIFDPDPEWAERLGEIVAPTLIVAGGPDSSMPQGRIPDMATEIPDSRLITIPVGHSVHEASPQQFAEQVSEFFTS
- a CDS encoding slipin family protein, whose protein sequence is MVEELLTAGAAVAAAGFVYVVSAARVVKQYERGVVLRLGRLRENIRQPGFTMIVPGVDRLHKVNLQIVTMPVPAQDGITRDNVTVRVDAVIYFKVIDAADAVIKVEDYRFAVSQMAQTSLRSIIGKSDLDDLLSNREKLNQGLELMIDSPALGWGVQIDRVEIKDVSLPETMKRSMARQAEADRERRARVINADAELQASKKLAEAAHQMADEPAALQLRLLQTVVAVAAEKNSTLVLPFPVELLRFLEKAQQTQALSPAPPVTAAEPTPKRPTAA
- a CDS encoding methyltransferase domain-containing protein is translated as MFTSQGPTLRELAVQALSSIEDGYDLLAPKFDHTPFRTPDRILDAVADTLGGLGPFDAGLDVCCGTGAGVETLLPLCRERVTGVDFSAGMLAEARSAVPREGGPAMDDGGPAVDWVRADARALPFAEVFDLAVSFGAFGHFLPAERPRLFAEVCGALRPGGVFAFPVGAPPPLTSPLHWALLGFDGVMRVRNLLWRPPFVMYYRTFPLRGVLEDLLRAGFTMRLHPLEEFGRRADGSPRWCMVEARKV
- a CDS encoding GlxA family transcriptional regulator, with protein sequence MHTVAVLALDTVIPFDLSTPIEVFSRTRLPGGRDGYRVRVCAAAPRVDAGLFTLQAPWGLEGLADADTIIVPGTADVSGPVPDAVLDALRDAAANGTRIASICAGTFTLAAAGLLSGLRATTHWMAAAGLAERHPDIEVDPDVLYVDNGQILTSAGAAAGLDLCLHLIRRDYGSAVAADAARLSVMPLEREGGQAQFIVAEAPPTPQGSELEPLLRWLEENAGRELTLEDIAGRAGMSTRTLLRRFRDQTGSTPLQWLHRARIRQAQHLLETTGHSVERIAVQVGFGSPTAFRDRFKRVAGVSPQAYRRAFQ
- a CDS encoding DUF2269 family protein; this translates as MTKFFLTLHVLAAILAVGPVTVAASMFPAALRRAQADPRDPAAVASLRLLQRICSVYAFVGVAVPVTGFATASSLNVLGSAWLIASIILTTAAAAVLIVLVLPRQEAALEAVTGEGGDGARGQLAQGTGVVAVGERTSSQLAMYTGVFNLLWATVTVLMIIRPGSTTGA
- a CDS encoding D-2-hydroxyacid dehydrogenase is translated as MVRAPHAPQAADPAALPPSAALYVELALDDAEQERLRAVAPGPVWFAEPDSGSADDARVLADSHIALGNPRADRLEQAPNLRWLQLASVGIDRYAGLDWPVLGQRLTVTNLGGLFADPVAETCLAGILALYRGVDVLAVLRAGESWSKLDVRPGLRLLGGANVLILGRGSIALRLAALLAPFGCSVTHFARGNGDIRTRRELDARLPEFDVVVGLLPGTDETADLFDRRRVDLLRPGAVFVNAGRGTLADEDALVAALASGRLGGAVLDVTREEPLPAGHPLWSCPNVILTQHTAGGSRDETKRIVDMFVDNWQRLADGKPLRNVVRWSQGY
- a CDS encoding type III PLP-dependent enzyme, which gives rise to MTLPTPAVRDRALGLAAEELPAYLYDLSALDAHAAAVRAALPRQVELYYAAKANPEPEILTALGPHVDGYEVSSGGELAHVAKAVAGRPLAFGGPGKTPDEITAALELGVERFHVESAYELRMLASIAARVVPHTRVGVLLRFNLDLNAESLAGSSLAMGGRPTPFGIDPAEADSVVSPFTDGSLRGLHLLGVHAHLASGLDAPRQLAIAESVVTWSQALARRHGIRLAEVNVGGGMSVDYADPGARFDWAAYGEGLAQLCAAHPELTLRIEPGRALTTYCGWYATEVLDVKQSHGEEFAVVRGGTHHLRTPAAKGHDQPCTVLPAREPWPHPWPRSEALQDRVTFAGQLCTPKDVLARQVPVTGLRAGDRVVFAMAGAYAWNISHHDFLMHPRPGFHFL
- a CDS encoding IucA/IucC family protein; this encodes MSLPTGTFAAPSWAPAQSAALVAGAPVAGAAPTRLPSADHAVTHTLLNCLLREVSGPEHQTAVVDGDLLLRLPRRGVLLRVALRRASLLGAHRFTGPVTEQRDGAWVEVDWPRLAEYTHAELSLRTGVSNEEFLEQIASSHEGVSAAIAADRPAPSTETTPAPAPKWLADYLASEQSLLFGHRFHPTPKARGGDLADWAAYAPETAAAFPLRHLAVRDHLIAEESARPGATAPLDRLGTVPDGYRLLPVHPWQYDLLREHPGLRAALDRADVIDLGPGGSPFAATASVRTLYDGDTFLKFSLNVRITNCLRKNASYELAGAVALTRVLEGTLDDLAARFPGNAVLREPAYRGLALPGPDGRPDLALLEGFGVIVREGLAGRLLPGTTPLLAAAVADEYPTGPGHISRLLDGAGPQRALDWWQRYLRLLLPPVLAAYFDHGLVLEPHLQNVLICVDDDGMPAQVLFRDLEGTKLVPERHAETLAALPPEVAGPMTYDAQRGWDRVVYCLLVNHVAELLAALADLHPHTEAALWSQVRAIVQEFADTHGCPPRLSALLAGVPLPAKANLLTRWERKADRDAGYVRLTSPFPLAEHVRDLGARTDAPWSTAE